A genomic stretch from Angustibacter sp. Root456 includes:
- a CDS encoding carbohydrate ABC transporter permease, translating to MTTVSTTSTPDTTARSHIVTPSPHTGRRVVLYAFLTVMALTWLFPVLWALFNSFRNYDYTSTHGYVSFGGFTLDNYVNAWRQGDFTKHFLNSVIITVPAVLITLLLASCVAFVVARFSFWFNLPLLLLFTGANLLPQQALLVPLYRLYNSVDIPFWLSDSGTLYNSYYAVIITHIAFQTGFCTFVLSNYMKTLPGELTEAALVDGAGVLRQYWQIVLPLCRPPLAALATLEVTWVYNDFFWAVAFMSQGDKYPITSSLQNLRGQFFTDYNLLSAGSVLAAIPTIIIFVLLQKQFVSGLTLGANKG from the coding sequence ATGACCACCGTCTCGACGACGTCCACGCCCGACACCACGGCGAGGTCCCACATCGTCACCCCGAGCCCGCACACGGGCCGTCGTGTGGTGCTGTACGCGTTCCTCACGGTGATGGCGCTCACGTGGCTGTTCCCGGTGCTGTGGGCGCTGTTCAACTCGTTCCGCAACTACGACTACACGTCGACGCACGGGTACGTGTCGTTCGGGGGCTTCACCCTCGACAACTACGTCAACGCCTGGCGGCAAGGTGACTTCACCAAGCACTTCCTCAACTCGGTGATCATCACCGTGCCGGCCGTGCTCATCACGCTGCTTCTCGCGTCGTGCGTCGCGTTCGTCGTCGCCAGGTTCAGCTTCTGGTTCAACCTGCCCCTGCTGCTGCTCTTCACCGGCGCGAACCTGCTGCCGCAGCAGGCCTTGCTGGTGCCGCTGTACCGGCTCTACAACTCGGTGGACATCCCGTTCTGGCTCAGTGACTCTGGGACGCTCTACAACAGCTACTACGCCGTGATCATCACGCACATCGCGTTCCAGACGGGCTTCTGCACGTTCGTGCTGAGCAACTACATGAAGACGTTGCCGGGTGAGCTCACCGAGGCGGCGCTCGTGGACGGCGCCGGCGTGCTGCGCCAGTACTGGCAGATCGTGCTGCCGCTGTGCCGCCCGCCGCTGGCCGCCCTGGCGACGCTCGAGGTCACCTGGGTCTACAACGACTTCTTCTGGGCCGTGGCGTTCATGAGCCAGGGCGACAAGTACCCGATCACGTCGTCGCTGCAGAACCTGCGCGGCCAGTTCTTCACCGACTACAACCTGCTGTCGGCCGGTTCGGTGCTCGCGGCGATCCCGACGATCATCATCTTCGTGCTGCTGCAGAAGCAGTTCGTGTCCGGTCTCACGTTGGGCGCCAACAAGGGATGA
- a CDS encoding acyl-CoA thioester hydrolase/BAAT C-terminal domain-containing protein has translation MLGGSSGRIDDARAQLLAAQGALAESIRWFGGAGQQPAPFEVPLETFQQRVELLARDCDRIVLVGTSFGAEAALVTAAVTPAVCAVAAFAPSDVVWAGVTPEGRQTSHWTLGGEPLPFVPFVESAEPQGDPPSFRPVYEASRAAQPDAVARATIAVERIPHVLCVAGGDDQVWPSVAHAEAIRDRRAASGRPTTVVVDPDAGHRAVLPGEPVVTAGQRMARGGSQDADHRLGAAAWPVLLELLSAPAGAGPAPTPGPAPAS, from the coding sequence GTGCTCGGTGGCTCGAGCGGGCGCATCGACGACGCGCGAGCCCAGCTGCTCGCCGCGCAGGGCGCGCTCGCCGAGTCGATCCGCTGGTTCGGCGGCGCGGGTCAGCAGCCGGCGCCCTTCGAGGTGCCGCTCGAGACCTTCCAGCAGCGCGTCGAGCTGCTGGCGCGGGACTGCGACCGCATCGTGCTCGTCGGCACGTCGTTCGGCGCGGAGGCTGCGCTCGTGACGGCAGCCGTGACCCCGGCCGTCTGCGCGGTGGCGGCGTTCGCGCCCAGCGACGTCGTGTGGGCGGGCGTGACGCCCGAAGGCCGCCAGACCTCGCACTGGACCCTCGGCGGCGAGCCGTTGCCCTTCGTGCCCTTCGTCGAGTCGGCCGAGCCGCAGGGCGATCCGCCGAGCTTCCGGCCGGTCTACGAGGCCTCGCGTGCGGCCCAGCCAGATGCCGTGGCGCGGGCCACGATCGCGGTCGAGCGCATCCCCCACGTGCTGTGCGTCGCCGGAGGTGACGACCAGGTGTGGCCGAGCGTCGCCCACGCCGAGGCGATCCGGGATCGCCGCGCTGCCTCCGGCCGCCCCACGACCGTCGTGGTGGATCCGGACGCCGGCCACCGGGCCGTGCTGCCCGGGGAGCCGGTGGTCACGGCCGGCCAGCGCATGGCCCGCGGCGGCAGCCAGGACGCCGACCACCGCCTGGGCGCCGCCGCGTGGCCGGTGCTGCTCGAGCTCCTCAGCGCGCCCGCAGGTGCAGGACCAGCGCCGACGCCGGGGCCAGCACCGGCATCGTGA
- a CDS encoding carbohydrate ABC transporter permease: protein MALTTAGTRRLRGRRSRRLSRADQLWLFLLAGVPSLVVLCLVWIPAFGTVVLSFTNWDGFVPLRDAKFVGLKNYDNVITNYPPFRPALEHNLIWLVVTFAIPTVLGMFLAVLLDRELKASRLYQSAFFLPVVLSLALVGFIWQLIYSRDQGLLNAVLGLDGKDRIDWYGDSSINLWAVLVAASWKHTGYIMLLYLAGLKGVDPSLREAAAVDGASQTRTFFSVVFPVLRPINIVVLVVTVIESLRAFDLVWVINKGRNGLELIGTLVFSNIVGEGQRIPFGSALATIMLLISLVFIVIYLTAVMREEKR, encoded by the coding sequence GTGGCGCTCACGACGGCCGGCACCCGGCGGCTGCGAGGACGTCGCAGCCGCCGGCTGAGCCGCGCCGACCAGCTCTGGCTCTTCCTGCTGGCGGGCGTCCCCTCGCTGGTCGTCCTCTGCCTGGTGTGGATCCCGGCATTCGGCACCGTCGTGCTCTCGTTCACCAACTGGGACGGCTTCGTCCCCCTGCGCGACGCCAAGTTCGTGGGCCTGAAGAACTACGACAACGTCATCACGAACTACCCGCCGTTCCGTCCGGCGCTCGAGCACAACCTCATCTGGCTCGTCGTGACCTTCGCGATCCCGACGGTGCTCGGCATGTTCCTGGCGGTGCTGCTCGATCGCGAGCTCAAGGCGAGCCGGCTGTACCAGAGCGCGTTCTTCCTGCCGGTCGTCCTGTCGCTCGCGCTCGTGGGCTTCATCTGGCAGCTCATCTACTCGCGCGACCAGGGCCTGCTCAACGCGGTGCTGGGCCTGGACGGCAAGGACCGCATCGACTGGTACGGCGACTCCAGCATCAACCTGTGGGCGGTGCTGGTCGCGGCCAGCTGGAAGCACACCGGCTACATCATGCTGCTCTACCTGGCCGGCTTGAAGGGGGTCGACCCGTCGCTGCGCGAGGCGGCTGCCGTGGACGGCGCGTCCCAGACCCGCACGTTCTTCAGCGTCGTGTTCCCGGTGCTGCGGCCGATCAACATCGTCGTCCTCGTCGTGACGGTCATCGAGTCGCTGCGCGCGTTCGACCTGGTCTGGGTCATCAACAAGGGCCGCAACGGACTTGAGCTCATCGGCACGTTGGTGTTCAGCAACATCGTCGGTGAGGGCCAGCGCATCCCGTTCGGGTCCGCGCTGGCGACGATCATGCTGCTGATCTCGCTGGTGTTCATCGTCATCTACCTGACGGCCGTGATGCGGGAGGAGAAGCGATGA
- a CDS encoding alpha-galactosidase, with the protein MSLVHLRAAGTSLLLDAGGPGLPRVLHWGADLGELPLDDDQATAVRAAVVPATPRSALDQPMALSVLPTEADGWSGAPGVAGHRDGAGAHPVLRLRDAESTSGPDGGGRVVARAGDDAAGLDVEVTLTLDVHGVLSVSAAVTNTGAGVYDLAALRPLLPLPHVATEVLDTTGRWCREGSPQHHSVQHGTWWRPSRRGRTGHDGPLFVAVGTAGFGFGHGEVWAAHLAWSGDSEYLVERLPEGAGPHASVVAAAELLRPGELRLAPGESYRTPDALFSYSRNGLDGVAQRWHRWQRARSSHPRSPRPVVLNTWEAVYFDHDLQRLRRLADVAASIGVERFVLDDGWFRGRRDDTAGLGDWYVDPDVWPEGLHPLVDHVRALGLQVGLWVEPEMVNLDSDVAREHPEWVLRPHEGAVPPPWRNQQVIDLTNPDAWAYLLERLDALVSEYALDYLKWDHNRDLHAAGSTPSYGPVVHQQTQRLYALLDELRRRHPSLEIESCASGGARVDLGILAHTDRVWASDCNDAVERQHIQRWTTQVLAPELVGAHAGPPVAHTTHRAVDLPMRLATALFGHAGLEWDLTSLDADELQQVTDWIAFYRRLRGLLHSGDVVRGDLPDDGALLHGVVARDRSEAVLAYVRLTTAPGAHPGLVRLPGLDPLRQYDVSVVRELGEPATVEAAGPGWWDGTGGSNGTVSLPGSVLGAVGLTMPVLAPASALVLHLRAR; encoded by the coding sequence ATGAGCCTCGTCCACCTGCGCGCGGCCGGCACGTCGCTGCTGCTCGACGCGGGCGGTCCCGGGCTGCCGCGAGTGCTGCACTGGGGCGCCGACCTCGGCGAACTCCCACTCGACGACGACCAGGCGACCGCGGTGCGGGCTGCGGTGGTTCCCGCCACCCCGCGCAGCGCCCTCGACCAGCCCATGGCGCTCAGCGTGCTGCCGACGGAGGCCGACGGGTGGTCGGGCGCGCCGGGCGTGGCCGGTCACCGGGACGGGGCGGGGGCGCATCCGGTGCTGCGTCTGCGCGACGCCGAGTCGACGTCCGGGCCGGACGGCGGCGGCCGCGTCGTCGCTCGAGCCGGTGACGACGCCGCCGGGCTGGACGTCGAGGTGACCTTGACGCTCGACGTGCACGGTGTGCTCAGCGTGTCGGCCGCAGTCACCAACACCGGTGCCGGCGTCTACGACCTCGCGGCGCTGCGCCCGCTCCTGCCGTTGCCGCACGTGGCCACCGAGGTGCTCGACACCACCGGCAGGTGGTGCCGCGAAGGGTCACCGCAACACCATTCGGTGCAGCACGGCACCTGGTGGCGCCCGAGTCGCCGCGGCCGCACAGGACACGACGGTCCACTCTTCGTCGCGGTCGGCACCGCCGGCTTCGGCTTCGGGCACGGTGAGGTGTGGGCGGCTCACCTCGCGTGGAGCGGTGACAGCGAGTACCTCGTCGAGCGACTGCCCGAGGGGGCCGGACCCCACGCGTCCGTCGTCGCCGCAGCCGAGCTGCTGCGCCCGGGGGAGCTGCGGCTCGCGCCGGGTGAGTCCTACCGGACGCCGGACGCGCTGTTCTCCTACTCCCGCAACGGTCTGGACGGCGTGGCGCAGCGCTGGCACCGCTGGCAGCGTGCTCGCTCGTCCCACCCGCGCAGTCCCCGACCGGTGGTGCTCAACACCTGGGAGGCCGTCTACTTCGACCACGATCTGCAGCGGCTGCGCCGGCTCGCCGACGTCGCCGCGAGCATCGGCGTCGAGCGCTTCGTGCTGGACGACGGCTGGTTCCGTGGCCGCCGCGACGACACCGCGGGGCTCGGTGACTGGTACGTCGACCCCGACGTCTGGCCCGAGGGCCTGCACCCGCTCGTCGACCACGTGCGCGCCCTGGGCCTGCAGGTGGGGCTGTGGGTCGAGCCCGAGATGGTCAACCTCGACTCCGACGTCGCGCGCGAGCACCCGGAGTGGGTGCTGCGGCCGCACGAGGGTGCCGTGCCGCCGCCCTGGCGCAACCAGCAGGTGATCGACCTCACCAACCCCGACGCGTGGGCCTACCTGCTCGAGCGGCTCGACGCGCTGGTGAGCGAGTACGCCCTCGACTACCTCAAGTGGGACCACAACCGCGACCTGCACGCCGCCGGCTCGACGCCCTCGTACGGGCCGGTGGTGCACCAGCAGACCCAGCGGCTCTACGCGCTCCTGGACGAGCTCCGGCGCCGGCACCCCAGCCTGGAGATCGAGTCGTGCGCCAGCGGCGGTGCGCGGGTCGACCTCGGCATCCTCGCGCACACCGACCGCGTGTGGGCGTCGGACTGCAACGACGCCGTCGAGCGCCAGCACATCCAGCGGTGGACGACGCAGGTGCTGGCGCCCGAGCTCGTGGGAGCGCACGCCGGGCCGCCGGTCGCGCACACGACCCACCGGGCGGTCGACCTGCCGATGCGGCTCGCCACCGCGTTGTTCGGCCACGCGGGCCTGGAGTGGGACCTCACCTCGCTCGACGCGGACGAGCTGCAGCAGGTGACCGACTGGATCGCGTTCTACCGGCGGCTGCGTGGGCTGCTGCACAGCGGTGACGTCGTGCGGGGCGACCTGCCCGACGACGGCGCGCTGTTGCACGGCGTGGTGGCGCGAGACCGCAGCGAGGCGGTACTGGCCTACGTGCGGCTCACGACCGCACCGGGCGCCCACCCAGGCTTGGTGCGGCTGCCCGGGCTGGATCCGTTGCGCCAGTATGACGTCAGCGTCGTGCGCGAGCTCGGTGAGCCCGCCACCGTGGAGGCGGCCGGTCCAGGGTGGTGGGACGGCACGGGCGGGTCGAACGGAACGGTGTCGCTACCGGGCTCGGTGCTCGGCGCGGTAGGGCTCACGATGCCGGTGCTGGCCCCGGCGTCGGCGCTGGTCCTGCACCTGCGGGCGCGCTGA
- a CDS encoding ABC transporter substrate-binding protein produces the protein MPRPQSEAEYLASLVPSSVTGLAQAKLGRRTLLSGAVGAAALGSLAACGGGGGTSSQDIKSATGTVTFGSNQSDEVPKAAYAEVVSNFEKANPKLKVKVNTVDHNTFQEQINSYLQGSPDDVFTWFSGFRMRFFASKGLAGDISDVWKDLTGFSDALKKASTGDDGKQYFVPFTNYPWALFYRKSVFEKNGYQIPKTLDELVALSKQMQQDKLVPIAFGDKDGWPAMGTFDQLNMRINGYQFHMDLMAGKKPWNGPEVKKVFDTWRSLLPYHQSDSLGRTWQEAAQSLQKKQAGMYLLGMFVGQQFPKAEQDDLDFFTFPEIDPAIGSDAIEAPIDGFMMSKRPKNEAGAKKYLSYLGTPDAEGVSVKADPTVIAVNSGADSSGYTGLQKKAVEFVASAKSISQFMDRDTRPDFASNVMIPAIQTFLKTPTDVDGLTNSIEKQKQSIFSSEG, from the coding sequence ATGCCCCGCCCCCAGTCTGAAGCCGAGTACCTCGCATCGCTCGTGCCGTCGTCCGTCACGGGCCTGGCGCAGGCGAAGCTCGGCCGTCGAACCCTGCTGTCCGGTGCCGTCGGCGCCGCTGCGCTCGGCTCGCTCGCCGCCTGTGGCGGCGGTGGAGGCACGAGCAGCCAGGACATCAAGTCGGCTACCGGCACGGTGACGTTCGGCTCGAACCAGTCCGACGAGGTGCCCAAGGCTGCCTACGCCGAAGTCGTCTCGAACTTCGAGAAGGCCAACCCCAAGCTCAAGGTGAAGGTCAACACGGTCGACCACAACACCTTCCAGGAGCAGATCAACAGCTACCTGCAGGGCAGCCCGGACGACGTGTTCACGTGGTTCTCGGGCTTCCGGATGCGCTTCTTCGCGTCCAAGGGTCTCGCGGGCGACATCAGCGACGTGTGGAAGGACCTCACGGGCTTCTCCGACGCCCTGAAGAAGGCCTCCACCGGCGACGACGGCAAGCAGTACTTCGTGCCGTTCACCAACTACCCGTGGGCGCTGTTCTACCGCAAGAGCGTGTTCGAGAAGAACGGCTACCAGATCCCCAAGACCCTCGACGAGCTCGTCGCGCTGTCGAAGCAGATGCAGCAGGACAAGCTCGTGCCGATCGCCTTCGGCGACAAGGACGGCTGGCCCGCCATGGGCACCTTCGACCAGCTCAACATGCGCATCAACGGCTACCAGTTCCACATGGACCTCATGGCCGGCAAGAAGCCGTGGAACGGGCCCGAGGTCAAGAAGGTGTTCGACACCTGGCGCAGCCTGCTGCCGTACCACCAGAGCGACTCCCTGGGGCGCACCTGGCAGGAGGCGGCCCAGTCCCTGCAGAAGAAGCAGGCCGGCATGTACCTGCTCGGCATGTTCGTGGGCCAGCAGTTCCCGAAGGCCGAGCAGGACGACCTGGACTTCTTCACCTTCCCCGAGATCGACCCGGCGATCGGCTCGGACGCCATCGAGGCCCCGATCGACGGGTTCATGATGTCGAAGCGGCCCAAGAACGAGGCCGGAGCGAAGAAGTACCTCAGCTACCTGGGTACGCCGGACGCCGAGGGAGTGTCCGTCAAGGCGGACCCGACGGTCATCGCCGTCAACAGCGGTGCGGACTCCAGCGGTTACACGGGTCTGCAGAAGAAGGCGGTCGAGTTCGTGGCGAGCGCCAAGTCGATCTCGCAGTTCATGGACCGCGACACGCGCCCGGACTTCGCCAGCAACGTCATGATCCCCGCGATCCAGACGTTCCTGAAGACCCCGACGGACGTCGACGGCCTCACCAACAGCATCGAGAAGCAGAAGCAGTCCATCTTCTCCTCCGAGGGGTGA